A section of the Deltaproteobacteria bacterium genome encodes:
- a CDS encoding aspartate aminotransferase family protein, producing the protein MDPQERYVTDHPVSREFYKRAAEIFPSGVTHDSRFLKPFPIYVSRAEDVRKWDVDGHEYIDYWMGHGSLILGHRYPPVVEAMHSQIDRGAHYGACHELEVEWGEQIVELVPSAEKVRFTASGTEATLMAIRLARAYTGKREVVRFAGHYHGWHDALCVGIAPPFDLPSSSGIPEEVLKLTLVLPPDDLALLEDRLRSDPDVACVILEPSGGFSGAFPVTGEYLRELRGLTERFGVVLIFDEVITGFRYAPGGAQQYYGVTPDLSCFAKILAGGFPGGAVAGKKEIMEYLEFKEDREWNRSVKMLHPGTFNANPVSAAAGLATLKIIAQGEVIPRADENAQNIRDRLNQVIDLHGINWCAHGEHSIVHLLMNHDCPRKAVCDRRRCTYDYRLIYRKDPVLVSAFRRAMLGQGVDSIGDHWWVSWLHSEGVVERTGEAFDRAITLLRESMPDRLQGS; encoded by the coding sequence GTGGATCCTCAAGAACGGTATGTGACAGACCATCCCGTTTCAAGGGAGTTTTACAAGAGGGCGGCCGAGATATTCCCCTCAGGGGTCACCCATGACAGCAGGTTTCTGAAGCCGTTTCCCATCTATGTCAGCCGGGCCGAGGACGTGAGAAAATGGGATGTGGACGGTCACGAGTACATCGATTACTGGATGGGTCACGGTTCACTGATCCTGGGTCACCGGTATCCTCCTGTTGTGGAGGCCATGCACAGCCAGATAGACCGGGGAGCACATTACGGTGCCTGCCATGAGCTGGAGGTCGAGTGGGGTGAACAGATAGTAGAACTCGTCCCCTCGGCTGAGAAGGTCCGATTCACCGCCTCAGGGACGGAGGCTACCCTCATGGCTATCCGGCTGGCCCGTGCATACACCGGGAAGAGAGAGGTCGTACGTTTTGCAGGTCACTACCACGGATGGCATGATGCGCTTTGCGTGGGGATTGCTCCTCCCTTCGATCTCCCCAGCTCAAGCGGCATCCCAGAGGAAGTGCTGAAGCTCACTCTTGTTCTTCCCCCTGATGATCTGGCACTGCTTGAGGATCGGCTGCGGAGCGATCCAGATGTGGCTTGCGTGATCCTGGAGCCTTCCGGAGGATTCTCGGGTGCCTTTCCCGTAACAGGGGAATATCTACGGGAACTGAGAGGCCTTACGGAGAGGTTCGGAGTCGTGCTGATCTTCGACGAGGTCATCACGGGGTTCAGGTACGCCCCCGGAGGGGCGCAGCAGTACTACGGGGTGACTCCGGACCTGTCCTGTTTTGCAAAGATCCTTGCCGGCGGCTTTCCAGGGGGCGCCGTGGCCGGGAAGAAGGAGATCATGGAGTATCTCGAGTTCAAAGAGGACCGAGAGTGGAACCGCTCCGTCAAGATGCTCCATCCGGGGACATTCAACGCGAACCCCGTCTCTGCCGCTGCCGGCCTGGCAACATTGAAGATCATTGCCCAGGGCGAGGTGATTCCCAGGGCCGATGAAAACGCCCAAAACATCCGGGACCGGCTGAACCAGGTGATCGATCTTCACGGAATCAACTGGTGCGCCCATGGCGAGCATTCTATCGTTCACCTCCTGATGAATCATGACTGCCCGAGAAAGGCCGTTTGTGACAGGAGGAGGTGCACCTATGATTACAGATTGATCTATCGGAAAGATCCGGTGCTTGTCAGCGCTTTCCGCAGGGCGATGCTGGGCCAGGGCGTTGATTCCATTGGCGATCACTGGTGGGTCTCCTGGCTTCACTCAGAAGGGGTGGTGGAGAGGACTGGAGAAGCCTTCGATAGAGCTATCACTCTGCTGAGAGAAAGCATGCCGGATCGTTTGCAGGGCTCCTAG
- a CDS encoding dihydrodipicolinate reductase, with amino-acid sequence MEEPIGVVQYGLGPIGQAIVKDMRRKRGIRVVGAIDIDQEKVGADLGELVGEDGPLGVRVSSDSREVLSQAEARLVVLSTVSSLTGCYPQIEEVLNSRKYLISTCEELAYPWLTRPDLAREIDGLAKKNRVALLGTGVNPGFAMDYLPIVVSGICRDVERIRIFRIQDASVRRLPFQRKIGVGVTPEEFDERRRRREIRHVGLTESIHMIARGFGWDLDRTVEEIHPVLAEGDVESPYIRVSAGDVKGMRQIGRGLRDGQEKITLEMVMALGQEQPRDVVEIEGAPPVRLVFEGGIHGDIATAAVVVNSIPRVLELPPGLKTMLDMPPVRFYE; translated from the coding sequence ATGGAAGAGCCCATCGGGGTTGTTCAGTACGGGTTGGGTCCGATCGGCCAGGCTATTGTTAAGGACATGAGAAGAAAGAGAGGGATCCGTGTTGTGGGAGCCATCGACATCGACCAGGAAAAGGTCGGCGCAGACCTGGGAGAGCTGGTAGGCGAAGATGGTCCCCTCGGGGTGAGGGTTTCCTCTGATTCTCGAGAGGTGCTCTCCCAAGCAGAGGCACGGCTGGTCGTCCTTTCTACGGTCTCCTCGTTAACCGGGTGTTACCCCCAGATCGAGGAGGTGTTGAATTCCCGTAAATACCTGATCTCTACCTGTGAAGAGCTGGCCTATCCTTGGCTCACCCGCCCGGATCTGGCAAGAGAGATAGACGGTCTTGCCAAAAAGAATAGGGTGGCCCTCCTGGGGACAGGGGTCAACCCTGGTTTTGCCATGGACTATCTACCCATCGTAGTATCGGGTATTTGCAGGGACGTGGAAAGGATCAGGATATTCAGGATCCAGGACGCTTCTGTCCGAAGGCTCCCCTTCCAGCGGAAGATCGGAGTCGGGGTCACGCCGGAAGAGTTCGACGAGAGACGGCGGCGCAGAGAGATCCGCCATGTGGGGTTGACCGAATCGATCCATATGATCGCCCGCGGGTTCGGCTGGGACCTGGATCGAACGGTTGAGGAGATCCATCCTGTCTTGGCCGAAGGGGACGTGGAAAGTCCGTACATAAGAGTCTCTGCCGGTGACGTGAAAGGGATGAGGCAGATAGGCAGGGGGCTGAGGGACGGGCAGGAGAAGATCACCCTGGAGATGGTTATGGCGCTGGGCCAGGAGCAACCTAGGGATGTGGTAGAGATCGAAGGGGCCCCCCCTGTTAGATTGGTGTTTGAAGGGGGGATCCATGGGGACATCGCTACGGCGGCCGTGGTTGTCAATTCGATTCCACGGGTGCTCGAGCTTCCCCCGGGTCTCAAGACCATGCTCGATATGCCTCCTGTCCGTTTCTACGAGTAG